Part of the Brevinematales bacterium genome is shown below.
TTTTATATAATTCTTTAAACTCTTTCTTTGGCATTAACAATGCTCCAGCAAAATAATTACATTCACTCTCGATTTGATCTGTTTCATTTCTATCTGCCTTTAAAGGAAGCATTTCTTTTTCTGTCCCTTCTTTTGTATGTAAAACATAATGCGCTAATTCATGCGCTATAGTAAAATTATCTCTTAAGGGACCGGTAAATTGGGAAAGAAATATTATAAATTCCCTTTCTGCACTAACAATGATTGA
Proteins encoded:
- a CDS encoding ImmA/IrrE family metallo-endopeptidase produces the protein MGNNIRNLVTSCGGEIKFLDYENWIKSKDGSIIVSAEREFIIFLSQFTGPLRDNFTIAHELAHYVLHTKEGTEKEMLPLKADRNETDQIESECNYFAGALLMPKKEFKELYKKYNGNADYLSYVFNVSKAAVDVRTKVLGL